Proteins found in one Arthrobacter pascens genomic segment:
- a CDS encoding DUF1990 family protein gives MTKKRLAAGELNYPGIGSTEHGQPPEGYPRLVSQTYLGDGLAVYRRVARGILTWELQRRSGLRIRTESDGVLSGARVVSGFGVGPFRLNAPCEVVWVRRPAPGGGPQSAGFGYGTLPGHPERGEEAFEVEIDSQGRVFLKITAFSRHSNWFYTMGGVLARTAQRHITSRYIEGARQLADGES, from the coding sequence TTGACTAAAAAACGCCTGGCGGCGGGCGAACTGAACTACCCGGGCATCGGTTCCACCGAGCATGGCCAGCCGCCGGAAGGATACCCCCGCCTTGTCTCTCAGACGTACCTCGGTGACGGTCTGGCGGTCTACCGGCGGGTGGCCCGGGGAATCCTCACGTGGGAGCTGCAGCGGCGGTCCGGGCTGCGCATCCGGACCGAGTCCGACGGCGTTCTCTCCGGTGCCCGGGTGGTGAGCGGATTCGGCGTCGGGCCTTTCCGCCTCAATGCCCCGTGTGAGGTGGTGTGGGTGCGCCGGCCGGCTCCGGGCGGAGGTCCGCAGTCAGCCGGCTTCGGCTACGGCACGTTGCCCGGTCACCCAGAGCGCGGCGAGGAGGCGTTCGAGGTGGAGATTGACTCACAAGGGAGGGTGTTTTTGAAGATCACGGCTTTCAGCAGGCACTCCAACTGGTTTTACACGATGGGCGGCGTGCTGGCCCGGACGGCGCAGAGGCACATCACTTCCCGATACATTGAAGGGGCACGCCAACTTGCCGACGGTGAAAGCTGA
- a CDS encoding MmcQ/YjbR family DNA-binding protein, whose protein sequence is MDTAQLRKICLSFPGAFEDFPFGPETSVFKVRAHVAGGARHEAKMFAASAMDPDDWSVSLKCEPALAEQLRAANPEITGAWHMNKTHWNGVRLDGTLPDAMVRDMVEDSYDLVVASLSRRQREQLGWAGLSGSQGGSVD, encoded by the coding sequence ATGGACACAGCTCAACTCAGGAAAATCTGCCTGTCGTTTCCGGGGGCCTTTGAGGATTTCCCGTTCGGACCTGAGACCTCTGTGTTCAAGGTCCGTGCCCACGTGGCCGGCGGTGCCAGGCATGAGGCCAAGATGTTCGCGGCATCCGCCATGGACCCAGACGACTGGTCCGTGAGCCTGAAGTGCGAGCCCGCCCTGGCCGAGCAGCTCCGCGCCGCCAACCCGGAGATCACGGGCGCCTGGCACATGAATAAGACCCACTGGAACGGCGTGCGCCTTGACGGTACCCTGCCGGATGCCATGGTCCGGGACATGGTGGAGGATTCCTACGACCTGGTGGTTGCCAGCCTGAGCCGCAGGCAGCGGGAGCAGCTTGGCTGGGCCGGGCTGTCCGGTTCCCAGGGCGGTTCCGTTGACTAA
- the purS gene encoding phosphoribosylformylglycinamidine synthase subunit PurS, with protein sequence MPRIVVDVMPKPEILDPQGKAIVGALPRLGFTSFSSVRQGKRFELTVDGEVTEDILAQAREAAETLLSNPVIEDVVNVEVVEA encoded by the coding sequence ATGCCCCGGATCGTTGTTGACGTCATGCCCAAGCCCGAGATTCTGGACCCGCAGGGGAAGGCCATCGTGGGTGCACTCCCTCGTCTGGGCTTCACCAGCTTTAGCTCTGTCCGCCAGGGCAAGCGCTTTGAACTGACCGTCGACGGCGAGGTGACCGAGGATATCCTGGCCCAGGCCCGCGAAGCCGCAGAGACCCTGCTGTCCAACCCCGTGATCGAAGACGTCGTCAACGTCGAGGTCGTCGAGGCCTGA
- a CDS encoding DUF503 domain-containing protein — MWIGWIEFDILLGDVQSLKEKRSVIRPLLAEVKRRYDVSVAEVGDHEQYRRSQVGAGLVAADRAHVVEVLTAVERFMAARPEFELLSTRQRELHSED, encoded by the coding sequence ATGTGGATCGGCTGGATCGAATTCGACATCCTGTTAGGCGACGTCCAGAGCCTGAAGGAGAAACGCTCCGTCATCAGGCCGCTGCTCGCCGAGGTAAAGCGCCGCTACGACGTCTCCGTGGCAGAGGTGGGGGACCACGAGCAGTATCGGCGCTCCCAGGTGGGGGCCGGCCTTGTGGCAGCAGACCGGGCGCATGTCGTGGAGGTGCTGACCGCCGTCGAACGTTTTATGGCTGCCCGGCCGGAGTTTGAACTCCTCAGCACGAGGCAGCGGGAACTTCACAGTGAAGACTGA
- the purL gene encoding phosphoribosylformylglycinamidine synthase subunit PurL, with the protein MTTSAETVGKKFNIDTVENAAKTPDTELPWAELGLKQNEFDEVVKVLGRRPTGAELAMYSVMWSEHCSYKSSKNHLRQFGEKVTDEMKKDMLVGIGENAGVTNLGDGWAVTFKIESHNSPSFVEPYQGAATGIGGIVRDIISMGARPVAVMDPLRFGAIDHPDTARVMHGAVAGIGGYGNSLGLPNIGGEMVFDSVYQGNPLVNALAVGVMRHEDIRLANASGKGNKVVLFGARTGGDGIGGASVLASESFDDTKPSKRPAVQVGDPFAEKVLIECCLELFKGSLVEGIQDLGAAGISCATSELASNGDGGMEVELTSCLLRDPTLTPGEILMSESQERMMAVVTPENVAAFEAVMDKWAVEYSWLGEVTDTGRLIITWDGEVIVDVDPRTVAHDGPVYDRPYARPEWQDSVQADAFTGSVQDAGRPSAPAELAAAVTELISSPNMCDKSWITNQYDRYVGGNTAMAMPDDAGVVRVDEETGLGVALATDANGRYTYLDPYHGAQLALAEAYRNVATSGAVPMAVSDCLNFGSPEDPDVMWQLAEAIRGLSDACMVLGIPVTGGNVSLYNQTGTTPIHPSPVVAVLGKFDDVARRTPSGWREDGQAIYLLGTTAAELDGSEWSNLRGHLGGLPPKVDLAAERALGEILINASRDGMVDSAHDLSEGGLAAALVESSLRYGVGARIALQDVMDRDGVDLFTALFSETQGRAIVGVPRSEEVRFKDMCTARGFEHLRIGVVDAASGQLAINGVETLSLDALREAHEATLPKYFG; encoded by the coding sequence GTGACCACCTCAGCTGAAACCGTCGGCAAGAAGTTCAACATCGACACCGTCGAGAACGCTGCCAAGACCCCGGACACCGAACTCCCCTGGGCCGAACTGGGCCTGAAGCAGAACGAGTTCGACGAGGTTGTCAAGGTCCTGGGCCGCCGTCCCACCGGTGCCGAGCTCGCCATGTATTCGGTGATGTGGAGCGAGCACTGCTCCTACAAGTCCTCGAAGAACCACCTGCGCCAGTTTGGCGAAAAGGTGACCGACGAGATGAAGAAGGACATGCTGGTGGGCATCGGCGAAAACGCCGGCGTGACCAACCTGGGCGACGGCTGGGCCGTGACGTTCAAGATCGAATCCCACAACTCGCCGTCGTTCGTGGAGCCCTACCAGGGCGCCGCCACCGGCATCGGCGGTATTGTCCGCGACATCATCTCCATGGGCGCCCGCCCGGTGGCCGTGATGGATCCGCTGCGTTTCGGCGCCATTGACCACCCGGACACCGCCCGCGTCATGCACGGCGCAGTTGCCGGAATCGGCGGCTACGGAAACTCCCTGGGCCTGCCCAACATCGGCGGAGAAATGGTCTTCGATTCCGTGTACCAGGGCAACCCGCTGGTCAACGCGCTGGCCGTCGGCGTGATGCGCCACGAGGACATCCGCCTCGCCAACGCCTCCGGCAAGGGCAACAAGGTGGTGCTGTTCGGCGCCCGCACCGGTGGCGACGGAATCGGCGGCGCCTCCGTGCTGGCCTCCGAGTCCTTCGACGACACCAAGCCGTCAAAGCGCCCCGCCGTCCAGGTGGGCGACCCGTTCGCCGAAAAAGTCCTGATCGAGTGCTGCCTGGAGCTGTTCAAGGGTTCACTGGTTGAGGGCATCCAGGACCTGGGCGCCGCAGGTATCTCCTGCGCCACGTCCGAGCTCGCTTCCAACGGCGACGGCGGCATGGAAGTTGAACTGACCTCTTGCCTGCTGCGGGACCCCACCCTGACCCCCGGCGAAATCCTGATGTCCGAGTCGCAGGAACGCATGATGGCAGTGGTCACCCCGGAGAACGTTGCTGCTTTCGAAGCGGTCATGGACAAGTGGGCCGTGGAGTACTCCTGGCTGGGCGAGGTGACTGATACCGGTCGCCTGATCATCACGTGGGACGGCGAGGTCATCGTCGACGTGGATCCGCGGACCGTGGCCCACGACGGTCCGGTCTACGACCGCCCGTACGCGCGCCCCGAATGGCAGGACTCCGTCCAGGCCGATGCCTTCACCGGTTCCGTCCAGGATGCGGGCCGCCCTTCCGCCCCCGCTGAACTGGCAGCTGCGGTCACCGAGCTCATCTCCTCACCGAACATGTGCGACAAGTCCTGGATCACCAACCAGTACGACCGCTACGTCGGCGGCAACACAGCTATGGCTATGCCGGACGATGCCGGCGTGGTCCGGGTTGACGAGGAAACCGGCTTGGGCGTGGCCCTGGCCACCGACGCCAACGGCCGGTACACCTACCTCGATCCGTACCACGGTGCGCAGTTGGCCCTGGCCGAGGCCTACCGCAACGTGGCCACCTCCGGCGCGGTGCCGATGGCCGTCAGCGACTGCCTGAACTTCGGCTCCCCCGAGGACCCGGACGTCATGTGGCAGCTTGCCGAGGCCATCCGCGGCCTGTCCGACGCCTGCATGGTGCTGGGTATCCCGGTCACCGGCGGCAACGTCTCCCTGTACAACCAGACCGGGACCACGCCCATTCACCCCTCCCCGGTGGTGGCGGTCCTGGGCAAGTTCGACGACGTCGCCCGCCGCACGCCGTCGGGCTGGCGCGAGGACGGCCAGGCAATCTACCTGCTGGGCACGACGGCGGCCGAACTGGACGGTTCGGAATGGTCGAACCTGCGCGGTCACCTCGGTGGGCTGCCGCCAAAGGTTGACCTTGCCGCCGAGCGCGCCCTAGGTGAGATCCTGATCAACGCGTCCCGGGACGGCATGGTGGATTCGGCGCACGACCTCTCCGAAGGCGGCCTCGCAGCAGCCCTGGTGGAGTCCTCGCTGCGCTATGGCGTGGGCGCACGGATCGCGCTGCAGGACGTCATGGACCGCGACGGTGTGGACCTGTTCACGGCACTGTTCTCCGAGACCCAGGGCCGCGCCATTGTGGGCGTCCCCCGGTCCGAGGAGGTCCGATTCAAGGACATGTGCACCGCCCGCGGCTTCGAACACCTGCGGATCGGTGTGGTGGACGCGGCCAGCGGCCAGCTGGCGATCAACGGCGTCGAGACCCTGTCCCTTGACGCCCTCCGCGAAGCCCATGAGGCCACCCTGCCGAAATACTTCGGCTAG
- the purQ gene encoding phosphoribosylformylglycinamidine synthase subunit PurQ produces MTELPLIGEAIAVAAEPRLAGARIGVVTFPGTLDDRDAARAVRLAGATPVELWHADTALGDVDAVVIPGGFSYGDYLRAGAIARFAPLMAKIIDAANSDAKLPVLGICNGFQILTESHLLPGSMIKNDHLKFMCRDQVLRVENSNTAWTLDYEAGQEITVPLKNQDGQYIADEKTLDALEAEGRVVFRYVGFNPNGSRRDIAGISNSAGNVVGLMPHPEHAVEVGYGPESLDGIGGSDTDGLGFFTSVLNKIVGGAK; encoded by the coding sequence ATGACTGAACTTCCTTTGATTGGCGAGGCCATCGCCGTCGCCGCGGAGCCGCGCTTAGCCGGCGCCCGGATCGGCGTCGTCACCTTCCCCGGCACCCTTGACGACCGCGACGCCGCCCGCGCAGTCCGGCTCGCCGGCGCCACCCCCGTGGAGCTATGGCACGCCGACACAGCCTTGGGCGACGTGGACGCCGTCGTGATTCCCGGCGGCTTCTCCTACGGTGACTACCTCCGCGCCGGCGCCATTGCCCGTTTCGCCCCGCTCATGGCCAAGATCATCGATGCCGCGAACTCCGACGCCAAGCTGCCCGTGCTGGGCATCTGCAATGGCTTCCAGATCCTGACCGAATCGCACCTGCTCCCCGGCTCCATGATCAAGAACGACCACCTGAAGTTCATGTGCCGCGACCAGGTGCTGCGGGTGGAAAACAGCAACACCGCCTGGACGCTCGACTACGAGGCCGGCCAGGAAATTACCGTGCCGCTGAAGAACCAGGACGGCCAGTACATCGCCGACGAGAAGACCCTGGACGCACTTGAGGCCGAAGGCCGTGTCGTATTCCGCTACGTCGGCTTCAACCCGAACGGCTCACGCCGCGACATCGCCGGCATCTCCAACTCCGCCGGGAACGTCGTGGGCCTCATGCCGCACCCTGAGCACGCCGTGGAGGTTGGCTATGGTCCGGAATCGCTGGATGGCATCGGCGGGTCCGATACTGACGGGCTGGGCTTCTTCACCTCCGTACTGAACAAGATTGTGGGAGGCGCCAAGTGA
- a CDS encoding GDSL-type esterase/lipase family protein has translation MGKVARFLSFPAVLFFILVSAAPTPTAAYPRSMAALGDSMTQATNACCAEGNHPAQSWSTGDGKDDGVKSHYERLLRLQPGISGRNHNDSQSGAKVADLPAQAALAASQKAAYITILVGANDLCTPSVETMTSEAHFAANLKQALAILDQMRPRPQVFVSSIPDIHQLWAVLHTNATAQSVWSAAEMCQSMLARSNTEEARQQVVRREVAFNAILSNTCAAYAGTCRSDGGAVYEYQFTTDDVSTIDYFHPSLQGQARLAEITWEAAW, from the coding sequence ATGGGCAAGGTCGCAAGATTCCTGAGTTTCCCAGCGGTGTTGTTCTTCATCCTGGTCTCTGCGGCACCAACACCAACAGCTGCCTACCCCCGCAGCATGGCCGCCCTGGGCGACTCCATGACGCAGGCCACCAATGCCTGCTGCGCGGAAGGCAACCACCCTGCCCAATCCTGGTCCACCGGGGATGGCAAGGACGACGGCGTGAAGAGCCACTATGAACGGCTGCTCCGCCTGCAGCCTGGAATCTCTGGAAGGAATCACAACGACTCCCAGAGCGGCGCCAAGGTGGCAGACCTTCCAGCCCAGGCTGCCCTTGCCGCCAGTCAGAAGGCGGCCTACATCACCATCCTCGTGGGAGCCAACGACCTTTGCACCCCGTCAGTGGAAACAATGACTTCCGAGGCCCATTTCGCGGCAAATCTGAAGCAGGCGTTGGCTATCTTGGACCAGATGCGCCCCAGGCCACAGGTCTTTGTCAGCAGCATCCCGGACATCCATCAGTTGTGGGCTGTTCTGCACACAAATGCCACTGCGCAGTCCGTCTGGTCGGCTGCGGAAATGTGCCAGTCCATGCTTGCCAGGTCCAACACCGAGGAGGCGCGCCAGCAGGTGGTGCGGAGGGAAGTCGCCTTCAACGCGATCCTCTCCAACACATGTGCGGCGTACGCCGGCACTTGCCGTAGCGACGGTGGAGCTGTGTATGAATATCAGTTCACCACAGACGACGTGAGCACCATCGATTACTTCCATCCAAGCCTGCAGGGTCAGGCCAGGCTGGCGGAGATCACCTGGGAAGCGGCCTGGTAG